The Prunus persica cultivar Lovell chromosome G7, Prunus_persica_NCBIv2, whole genome shotgun sequence genome has a segment encoding these proteins:
- the LOC18769796 gene encoding ubiquitin carboxyl-terminal hydrolase 12 isoform X4, producing MTMMTPAPLDQEDEEMLVPHSDLVEGPQPMEAQVEPAASTVESQPVEDPPTMKFTWTIENFARLNTKKHYSDMFIVGGYKWRILIFPKGNNVDYLSMYLDVADSGTLPYGWSRYAHFSLAVVNQIQTKYSIRKDTQHQFNARESDWGFTSFMPLGDLYDPSRGYLVNDTVVVEAEVAVRKVLDYWSYDSKKETGYVGLKNQGATCYMNSLLQTLYHIPYFRKAVYHMPTTENDMPSGSIPLALQSLFYKLQYNDSSVATKELTKSFGWDTYDSFMQHDVQELNRVLCEKLEDKMKGTVVEGTIQQLFEGHHMNYIECINVDYKSTRKESFYDLQLDVKGCRDVYASFDKYVEVERLEGDNKYHAEEHGLQDAKKGVLFIDFPPVLQLQLKRFEYDFMRDTMVKINDRYEFPLQLDLDRENGKYLSPDSDKSVRNLYTLHSVLVHSGGVHGGHYYAFIRPTLSDQWYKFDDERVTKEDVKRALEEQYGGEEELPQTNPGFNNTPFKFTKYSNAYMLVYIRDSDKDKIICNVDEKDIAEHLRIRLKKEQEEKEDKRRYKAQAHLYTIIKVARDEDLAEQIGRDIYFDLVDHDKVRSFRIQKQTPFNLFKEEVAKEFGIPVQFQRFWIWAKRQNHTYRPNRPLTPQEELQSVGHLREVSNKTHNAELKLFLEVEFGPDLRPIPLPDKTKEDILLFFKLYEPQKRELRFVGRLFVKSSSKPVDILAKLNQLAGFGPDEEIELYEEIKFEPCIMCEHLDKRTSFRLSQIEDGDIICFQKSTPLESEEECKYPDVPSFLEYVHNRQIVHFRSLEKPKEEDFSLELSKLHTYDDVVEKVARQIGLEDPTKIRLTAHNCYSQQPKPQPIKYRGVEHLTDMLVHYNQSSDILYYEVLDIPLPELQGLKNLKVAFHHATKDEVVIHNIRLPKQSTVGDVINVLKTKVELSHPNAELRLLEVFYHKIYKIFPHTEKIENINDQYWTLRAEEIPEEEKNLAVHDRLIHVYHFTKDTAQNQMQVQNFGEPFFLVIHEGETLAEVKVRVQKKLQVPDDEFSKWKFAFLSLGRPEYLQDSDIVSSRFQRRDVYGAWEQYLGLEHSDNAPKRAYAANQNRHAYEKPVKIYN from the exons ATGACTATGATGACTCCTGCACCGTTAGAT CAAGAGGACGAAGAGATGCTTGTGCCGCACTCGGATTTGGTCGAAGGCCCTCAGCCCATGGAAG CCCAAGTGGAGCCCGCTGCTAGTACAGTTGAAAGTCAGCCAGTGGAGGATCCTCCAACCATGAAATTCACTTGGACTATTGAGAACTTTGCTAGGTTGAACACCAAGAAGCACTACTCTGACATGTTTATTGTTGGCGGCTATAAATG GCGGATACTAATATTTCCCAAGGGAAACAATGTGGACTACTTGTCAATGTATTTGGATGTGGCGGATTCTGGGACATTGCCATATGGGTGGAGTAGATATGCGCACTTCAGCTTGGCTGTAGTTAATCAGATCCAGACCAAGTACTCAATAAGAAAGG ATACACAACATCAGTTCAATGCAAGAGAAAGTGACTGGGGATTCACATCATTCATGCCGCTCGGTGATCTTTATGACCCTAGTAGGGGGTATCTGGTGAATGATACAGTCGTCGTTGAAGCTGAGGTTGCTGTCCGTAAGGTTCTTGATTACTGGTCGTATGACTCAAAAAAGGAAACTGGTTATGTTGGGCTCAAGAATCAGGGAGCAACATGCTATATGAATTCTCTACTCCAGACTTTGTACCATATACCTTACTTCAGAAAG GCTGTGTATCATATGCCAACAACTGAGAATGACATGCCTTCAGGAAGCATCCCTTTGGCACTACAAAGTTTATTCTATAAGCTTCAATACAATGACAGCAGTGTTGCAACAAAAGAATTGACCAAGTCTTTTGGATGGGATACATATGATTCCTTTATGCAACATGATGTGCAGGAGCTTAATAGAGTTCTTTGTGAAAAGCTTGAAGATAAAATGAAG GGAACTGTTGTGGAGGGTACAATACAGCAGTTATTTGAAGGACATCACATGAATTACATTGAATGCATAAATGTGGATTACAAATCTACAAGAAAAGAATCATTTTATG ACCTCCAGCTTGATGTCAAAGGCTGTCGGGATGTTTATGCTTCTTTTGACAAGTATGTGGAAGTTGAGCGTCTTGAGGGTGACAATAAATACCATGCTGAAGAACATGGTTTGCAG GATGCTAAGAAGGGTGTCCTGTTTATTGACTTCCCTCCCGTTCTTCAACTTCAGTTAAAGCGATTTGAATATGATTTTATGCGAGATACAATGGTTAAG ATAAATGATCGCTATGAATTTCCTCTTCAACTTGACCTTGATAGGGAGAATGGCAAATATCTATCACCTGACTCAGATAAGAGTGTCCGCAACCTCTACACTCTTCATAG TGTCTTGGTTCATAGTGGTGGGGTGCACGGCGGACATTACTATGCTTTTATCAGGCCAACCCTCTCTGACCAGTG GTACAAGTTTGATGATGAACGTGTGACAAAAGAGGATGTGAAGAGGGCATTAGAAGAGCAATATGGTGGTGAGGAAGAG TTGCCACAGACCAATCCTGGCTTTAATAATACTCCtttcaaatttacaaaatACTCGAATGCATACATGCTTGTGTATATACGGGACAGTGATAAGGACAAAATAATATGTAACGTTGATGAGAAAGACATAGCTGAACACTTACGG aTAAGGTTGaagaaagaacaagaagaaaaagaagacaaaaggaGATATAAGGCACAAGCACACCTCTATACGATTATTAAG GTTGCTCGAGATGAGGACCTGGCAGAACAAATTGGAAGGGATATATATTTTGATCTTGTGGACCATGACAAAGTTCGTAGTTTCCGTATTCAGAAACAGACACCATTTAATCTTTTCAAG GAGGAGGTTGCAAAAGAGTTTGGTATACCAGTGCAATTTCAGCGCTTCTGGATTTGGGCTAAGAGACAAAACCACACATATCGCCCCAATCGACCATTGACACCTCAAGAAGAACTACAATCA GTCGGACACTTGAGAGAGGTATCAAATAAAACACACAATGCAGAGCTGAAGCTGTTTTTGGAAGTAGAGTTTGGGCCG GATCTACGCCCTATTCCTCTGCCCGACAAAACCAAGGAAGATATCCTGCTGTTCTTTAAGCTTTATGAACCTCAGAAACGAGAACTACG TTTTGTCGGTAGGCTATTTGTGAAGAGTTCTAGTAAGCCAGTAGATATTTTGGCAAAATTAAATCAATTGGCTGGTTTTGGCCCCgatgaagaaattgaacttTATGAG GAAATAAAGTTTGAGCCTTGTATCATGTGCGAACACCTTGACAAGAGGACCTCATTTCGATTAAGTCAG ATTGAAGATGGAGACATCATTTGCTTTCAGAAATCTACTCCacttgaaagtgaagaagaaTGTAAATATCCTGATGTTCCTTCATTTTTGGAATATGTACACAATCGCCAG ATTGTTCATTTCCGTTCTTTGGAGAAACCGAAGGAGGAGGATTTTAGTTTAGAATT GTCAAAGCTACACACTTATGATGATGTGGTGGAGAAGGTGGCTCGCCAAATTGGTTTGGAAGATCCTACTAAAATCAGACTCACCGCTCATAACTGCTATTCTCAACAACCTAAGCCCCAACCAATCAAATATCGGGGAGTAGAGCATTTAACAGATATGCTAGTCCATTACAATCAA AGCTCTGATATTTTGTATTATGAGGTCTTGGACATCCCTCTTCCAGAATTGCAAGGCCTAAAAAACCTGAAAGTTGCTTTTCATCATGCTACAAAAGATGAG GTGGTGATTCACAATATTAGATTGCCAAAACAGAGCACTGTTGGCGATGTGATTAATGTACTTAAAACAAAG GTAGAGCTGTCTCATCCAAATGCAGAACTCAGACTGCTCGAGGTTTTCTATCACAAGATCTACAAG ATCTTCCCACACACTGAAAAGATTGAGAACATAAATGACCAGTACTGGACTTTGCGTGCTGAGGAG ATTccagaagaagagaaaaacttgGCTGTCCATGATCGCTTGATTCATGTTTACCACTTTACAAAGGACACTGCACAGAACCAGATG cAAGTACAAAATTTCGGGGAACCTTTCTTCTTGGTCATCCATGAAGGTGAAACTTTAGCTGAAGTTAAAGTACGCGTACAAAAGAAATTACAGGTCCCCGATGATGAGTTTTCAAAG TGGAAGTTTGCATTCTTGTCACTCGGTCGTCCAGAGTACTTACAGGATTCTGATATTGTTTCCAGCCGATTTCAG AGAAGAGATGTTTATGGTGCTTGGGAGCAGTACCTTGGGTTGGAGCACTCGGATAATGCTCCTAAGAGAGCTTATGCCGCAAATCAA AACCGTCACGCATATGAGAAGCcagttaaaatatacaactaA